Genomic DNA from Blastocatellia bacterium:
CAAACAAGTTCCCAGCTTCAGTCTCTTCCGCCGCACCAGCAGCCTGGTCTCTCAGCCGACAACGCAGGGCGTTTCGCTGCGCGGCATTGGGGCCAGCGGCGCCAGTCGCACAGTTGTTTTGCTCGATGGCGTGCCCCACAATGATCCATTCGGCAATTGGGTCTACTGGAGCAAGATTCCACAATCACAGATTGAGTCCATTGAAATCGCTGATGGCGGTCTTTCCAGTCTCTACGGAAGTTCAGCGATGGCCGGCGTGATTAACATCATAACCCGACGCCCGCAACGGCGGAGCTTCACGCTCAAAGCACAAGGTGGAACGCTTAAGACAGGCGATCTGGATCTTGCAGCCAGCCACACGTTCGGACCGTTGGCTGTGTCTGTGGGCGGCAGGCTGTTTCGCACGGATGGCTACCATCTGATCCGCGCCCAGGAGCGCGGACCGGTTGACATCAAAGCCAACTCGCGACATCAGATGGGTCACTGGCGCGTGCAGTACACGCCGCTTCCGCATCTCACCATCTTTCACGCCGGTCGGTTTTTCAACGAGAACCGCGACAACGGAACACGATTGCAAACCAACGCCTCGCGCGAAACCTACCTGGGCGGCGGCTTGCGCGCTACAACCAGCGATGGCAGCGAATGGCAAGCTACTCTCTATTCACACATCAGCACGTTCAAGGCTGGCTTCAGCGCCATCGTCCCCACTCGCGCTTCTGAATCGCTGACGTTGCTGCAAGATGTGCCGTATCGGGATGTCGGCGGCAACGTTCAATGGTTCCCCCGGTTCGCCGATCAACACCGGCTCACCATTGGCGCCGATACCCGCTGGATCAAAGCTGAAAGCAAGGAGGACGTGTTCACCAACAACGTCAACAGCCGTGACCGCATCATTCGCGGCAAACAACTCTATGCCGGATTTTTTGCGCACGACTTCATGAGGCTACATCAGCGGTTCGTGCTGACGCTCGGCGCACGCATTGATTACTGGCGCAACTTTGAAGCCTCTCGCCAAGAGATCGTCACTTCAACCGAGGCGCAAACGGTCACGCTGTTTCCCGATACCTCAGAGATCACCGTCACACCCCGAGCCGGCATCCTCTACCACGTCACCGATCACCTGGCCGTCAGAGGCGCATTCTATCAGGGGTTTCGTGCCCCGACGCTGAACGAGCTGTACCGCCCATTCCGAGTGGGCAATGTCAACACAGAAGGGAATCCCGACCTGGGCCCAGAGCGACTCACCGGCGGCGAAGTCGGCTTTAATCACATCATCACGCGCAGTCTGCTCTGGCGCGTCACCGGTTTCTGGAATCGGGTGAAAGACCCGATTTCCAACGTCACCATTTCCGTCACGCCAGCCCTCATCACCCGTCAGCGACAAAACCTCGGACGCGCACGCGTGCGCGGCATAGACGCCGAATGTCAGTACCGCTTCACTTCGCAATGGAACCTGCGCGCTCATTACTTGTTCAGCGAAGCCACCGTTGAGCAATTCCCGGCGGATCGGACGCTGGAAGGAAAATTCCTTCAACAAGTCCCTCGTCATCGGGCTGTAATGGCGCTTGATTATTTGAATCCGCGCATCGTGAATCTGCGCCTCCAAGCTCGGTTTGATGGCTTGCGATTCGACGATGATCTGAACGGATTCAAACTCGGAAGTTTCTTGGTCGCCGACCTAACTGCGTCGCGGTCGCTGGGCGAGTGCTGCGAACTATTCCTCGCTATAGAAAATCTGTTTGACCGTCAATACACTGTGCAAGCAACACCAGTGCAAGCGCGCGGTACACCGAGGCTGCTGAGTGGCGGCGTCCGCTTGCATCTGTTTCCTCGATAGAACCGGCTGTGATACAATGCAGGCCGGAGAAATTGAGAACATGCCGGGAGAATTGACACCTCAAGAGCGAAAAGAAATCCTTGGCACGCTCACTCGCGCGTTTGATGATACGTCTGCCGAGGTGTTAATAGATGCTATGGATCGCGTCGCGGCGCACCGTGCTCAGGCGATTATTCTCGAGGGTTTCCAAGAGTTGAAAGCGATCATTGCGACCCTCGCTCAGGCTCAAGCCCGCACTGAGCAGGCTCTGAACGAGCTATCTCAGGCTCAAGCTCGCACTGAGCAGCGCCTGGAAGAGCTATTTCAGGCTCAAGCCCGCAGCGAAGCGCGTATTGATCGCTTAGAAGCGGCTATGCAGCGATTGGCCGAAGCTCAAGCCCGCACTGAGCAACGCGTCGAAGAGCTGGCTGAGGCTCAAGCGCGCACTGAGCAGGCATTGCAACAACTGGCACGTCAGGTAGGGGGCTTGAGCGAAACGGTTGGCGGCGACATTGAAGACATCGCCTACATTGTGCTTCACGATGTGTTGGCGCGAGAGTTTGGCTGGGAAGTTGGTTTACTGGAGCGTTCCTGGCAACAATGGGACGGCGAATTGGAGGAAGTCAACATTTTTGGCCAAGCGCGTGATCCAGCCCGTCCTGATTTGCCGATCTGGATTATCGGTGAAGCCAAACACAATCTGACTATGCGTGAGGTGGAACGCTTCGCCAAGCAAGTGGAGCGAGCGCGGAAACACCTGGAAGGTCTCTTATTTCCTGTGGCGTTTTGCTATCGGGCGCGCCCAGAAGTGCAAGCTCGGCTGCGAGAGTTACAGATTCGGCTCGTCTTCTCCTATGGCCGCTTGGTTTGACGGTTCGCTCGTTTGTCTTTCCACGATTTTTTCCGGGTCGGTAAGGGGGCTGGCAAGGTTGTTTGGGCGTAACTCTCACCTTTAGGATCTTGCGTCAAAAACGTTACATCTTGCCAGCTCAACGCGACTGAGCGGCACAAGTTCAGGATTGCGCGTCCTGCGCACGAGCGATATGATTGGGGCCATGGCGGCAATCAAGCAACATGTGATCGGGGCAAATCTCACAGTCAAGCGGATGACCGTCAAAGATGTGCATCGGTGTTGGGAGTTAGACCGGCGCTGTTTCACCGACGGGGAAGCCTACGATCTGGATACGTTTCATTATTTGCTGACGAATCCTGACGCCGTGACCAGAAAAGTTGAGCACCAGGCTGACATGATGATCGGCTTTGCTATCGGCATGATCGAACCTGGCGCCGTCGGACACGTGATCTCGGTTGCTGTCGCCCCGGAATGGCGTCGCCGCGGTATTGGCACATTGTTAATGGCGGAAATCGAACGCGATTTCATCAGGCGGAATGCGACGATTGCCCGGCTAGAAGTCCGCGTAGCCAATGTGATTGCTCAGCAGCTTTATCTGCGGCTCGATTACGTCATCACCCAGCAGATTCCCAATTATTACTCCAACGGAGATGACGCACTCGTGATGGTCAAATCGCTACCTCAGCGTCGGTCATTCTGGCGATTGATATACTGATGTTGATCAACCGCAGGATCGCCTCGAACGAGCTGATAAGCGGTTGACCTGATTGCAAACTCACATTTGACATGCAAAAGAAGCAAGCTCCATCAGCTTGGTTAAACCGAAATAAAACTTCGATCACACACGGAGGATTGACCATGGCACGACGCGGTCTGGTTGTTGCTCTATACATCATTTTGATGAATGCATGCAGCGCCGGTGAGCCGTTCGCCACAGATCATGCCGCACTGTCGGAGACGCTGATGGAGCGAGCCCGGCGCGTTCACCAACAAGCGATTGTGATTGACGCGCATTCGGATACAACATCCATCATACTAGACAAGGGATTCGATCTGGGTCTTCGTTCAGACCAAGGCCACATGGACTTGGTTCGCATGAAAGAAGGGGGACTGGATGCTCAATTCTTCTCCATTTACGTGGCAGCGCGTTACGCCAACAAGGGCGCGGCGCGGCGCGCGCTGGACATGATCGGGGCGCTTGACCGTCAACTGGCCAAGTATCAGGACAAGGTCGCGCTGGCCACGTCTGTGGCTGATATTCGCCGGTTGCACGTGGAAGGAAAAATCGCGGCGCTCATGGGCATTGAAGGTGGGCATGCGATTGAAGACAGCCTGGACACGCTGGAGATGTTTTATCGAAAAGGAATTCGCTACATGACGCTGACTCACTCGAACACCAATAACTGGGCTGATGCTACAGGCGCGACACCGCGTTGGGGCGGCCTGAACGAGCTCGGACGCCAGGTCGTGCGTCGGATGAACCAGCTTGGCATGATCGTGGATGTCTCCCACGTTTCCGACGAAACGTTCTGGGACGTGTTGGAAGTTTCCAGCGCCCCTGTGATGGCTTCGCACTCCTCCTGTCGCGCGCTGACGCCGATTCCGCGTAACATGAGCGACGAGATGATTCGAGCATTGGCCAACAAAGGTGGCGTCATCATGATCAATTTTGGCTCCGCGTTTGTGAATGCGCGACATGCCGAGCGAGCCACTCAGGTGATGAGCATCCTCAGACGAAAGTATGGCGGCGATTTCTCACGCTGGAACGAAGTGGAGCGTGAATTAAACCGCAAGGACCCATTGCCGCCGGCTACGCTTGAGGATATTGTGGCGCACATCGAACATGTGGTGAAGCTCGTTGGCGTGGATTATGTAGGACTCGGCTCCGATTTCGATGGCGTGCCGAGTTTGCCGCAAGGCATGGAAGATTGCACGAAGCTACCTTCGATCACTTACGAACTACTCAAACGCGGCTACTCCGAGCAAGATGTGATGAAGATCCTGGGGGAGAACTTCCTGCGCGTGTTTCAAGCCGTTGAGCAAGTGGCCGCGCGGTCGCCGCAGTGAGACATGCTGAATGCTGTTGAGGACGAGTCATTGATCATCCCAAGGCCACAATGATTGTACCTATTGCGAAACGTGGATTGGCACGTTTGCATTCTGTAGCCATCTCTCCGTGATCAATGAACCTCTTTCAAAAGACAACGGGTGTTAGTTCTTTTTGCGTTCGAGGAATTGCTGAATGCCCTGCTGGAGGTCATCAGTCATACGGGCGATG
This window encodes:
- a CDS encoding TonB-dependent receptor, yielding MGTAQDSGHVAGTVLTWDDRVVVHARITLIQLHGRVERQVHTDAEGRFSFSELPPGEYTLRVELEGFISVSHTIAVMPGQTTSLNVSLTLAPLTETMTVTATLAEQRLGDIPTMISVLTRDEIKRSAGLTLDDVLKQVPSFSLFRRTSSLVSQPTTQGVSLRGIGASGASRTVVLLDGVPHNDPFGNWVYWSKIPQSQIESIEIADGGLSSLYGSSAMAGVINIITRRPQRRSFTLKAQGGTLKTGDLDLAASHTFGPLAVSVGGRLFRTDGYHLIRAQERGPVDIKANSRHQMGHWRVQYTPLPHLTIFHAGRFFNENRDNGTRLQTNASRETYLGGGLRATTSDGSEWQATLYSHISTFKAGFSAIVPTRASESLTLLQDVPYRDVGGNVQWFPRFADQHRLTIGADTRWIKAESKEDVFTNNVNSRDRIIRGKQLYAGFFAHDFMRLHQRFVLTLGARIDYWRNFEASRQEIVTSTEAQTVTLFPDTSEITVTPRAGILYHVTDHLAVRGAFYQGFRAPTLNELYRPFRVGNVNTEGNPDLGPERLTGGEVGFNHIITRSLLWRVTGFWNRVKDPISNVTISVTPALITRQRQNLGRARVRGIDAECQYRFTSQWNLRAHYLFSEATVEQFPADRTLEGKFLQQVPRHRAVMALDYLNPRIVNLRLQARFDGLRFDDDLNGFKLGSFLVADLTASRSLGECCELFLAIENLFDRQYTVQATPVQARGTPRLLSGGVRLHLFPR
- a CDS encoding GNAT family N-acetyltransferase, which encodes MAAIKQHVIGANLTVKRMTVKDVHRCWELDRRCFTDGEAYDLDTFHYLLTNPDAVTRKVEHQADMMIGFAIGMIEPGAVGHVISVAVAPEWRRRGIGTLLMAEIERDFIRRNATIARLEVRVANVIAQQLYLRLDYVITQQIPNYYSNGDDALVMVKSLPQRRSFWRLIY
- a CDS encoding dipeptidase — its product is MARRGLVVALYIILMNACSAGEPFATDHAALSETLMERARRVHQQAIVIDAHSDTTSIILDKGFDLGLRSDQGHMDLVRMKEGGLDAQFFSIYVAARYANKGAARRALDMIGALDRQLAKYQDKVALATSVADIRRLHVEGKIAALMGIEGGHAIEDSLDTLEMFYRKGIRYMTLTHSNTNNWADATGATPRWGGLNELGRQVVRRMNQLGMIVDVSHVSDETFWDVLEVSSAPVMASHSSCRALTPIPRNMSDEMIRALANKGGVIMINFGSAFVNARHAERATQVMSILRRKYGGDFSRWNEVERELNRKDPLPPATLEDIVAHIEHVVKLVGVDYVGLGSDFDGVPSLPQGMEDCTKLPSITYELLKRGYSEQDVMKILGENFLRVFQAVEQVAARSPQ